CAGCGATTCTTGGACGGAAACCTCACTAGAGAATGGGAGAAGCCTGTTCCTCTGGACTCTGCCAGGAATAGGGAGGCAGGATCTGGCCGCCTGCCATCACGCTGAGCTGTTTGTATGATGCAGGCCTATTCCTGGAAGAGGTCTTCCTGTAATATGTGGCTGTGTATGGGGAGGGggcaggggggaggggaggggcgtcCGATCATGTATAAGAGGAGTGTGTGTGTGATCTCATGGAGTTATACGCTCACTTGTAACTTGGAGCGAGCACAGCATTGGATTATTAGTGTCCCTCCAAGCGGAATATTCCATAGGACCTTACTGCAAACACCGAGACGATAAGTTTTTACCCGGTAAGAAACCTCAAatctcattttaaaaaaaaataaaataattttttgtattatttattcattaaatatttttttaatattttcaatcatttttttgaatAGTATTTTTAATTCACGTTTCCTCCATGAATATCAACATAATCTTTTTGATCGGACCTTTTACAGTGAATTCCAGATAAcaaggaaatagttttttttttttggctggaAGGTTTCACTGTGTtagcagatgcagcagagctgagtatgTCATTGAACGCTGTAGGTCTGCTTGAATGTTATTCTTCATctcgcaccctcagctctgctacctCTGGGTTTTTTGCTACAGAGTGTTCTccatacatagatatatatatatatatttaatgccCGGTATACGTGGGGTTAAGTGACGAGAGATCTGGTACTTACTCAGCTTCTTCTAGAGGGAAATACCTGAAAGCTATGCAAATGATACGCACACACAGCACAGCTGCATTTACGTAAAGTCTGGAGAACTGCTTGCTGTGGCCCAGGAAGCTGAGATGTGGGTTCCTGTTTGTTAGGTGGTCACCCTCCTGTGATTAACGATGATGAGGCAGCACCCTATATCTCAGCTTCCTAGACCCCTAATTTCTATTGCTAGAAGGAAGGGCATTGTCCTAATGTTTtgtttcttcttcctcctccagaACATTGTAACAGAAACCAGCTCCGCACATCTCAAGAAGGCACAGAAGGTGCCACCCTGACCCTCAGCAAAGCTGGCTCCCACCGTCATGGTCACTCAGAGCAAATTCCCGAGCATGAGCCGGGCATTGGACTCCAGCCTTCGGCTCAAGACCTTCTCCTCCCGAAGCGAGTACAACCTGGTGCTGAGCGCGGTGCACAAGCTGCAGGAGAGCGGATTCTACTGGAGCACGGTGACGGGCACCCAGGCCAACCTGCTCCTCAGCTCCGAACCGGCGGGCACCTTCCTTATCCGGGACAGTTCGGATCACAGGCATTTCTTCACCCTCAGTGTCAAAACCGAGTCTGGCACCAAGAACCTGCGCATCCAGTGCGAGCCTTGGGGCTTCTCTTTGCAGACTGACCCACGCAGTTCGCAGCCGGTGCCACGCTTCGACTGCGTATTGAAACTTCTCAGGCATTACATGGCCGCCAAGGACTCTGGCAGCGCCAAGCGGTCTTATTACATCTACTCCGGGGGTGAACGTGTCCCACTGCTGCTGTCTAGACCTCTGTCCTCAAGCGTCTCCTCCCTACAACATCTCTGCCGTAAGGCTGTGAACGGGCAAGAATACGGTGCCAGGGAGCAACTTCCGCTGCCCATCAAGGACTTCCTGCAGGAGTACGACTCCCCTGTATAAAGAGATGGGGCGCTTCATCCGTGAGGAAAGAGCACAATGGCCGACGGTGGCCTCAGCGTCACTTTGAGCCAAAGACGCGTTACATGAAGGAGGGTTGGCACTGACGCCAGCTGTACTGTGGAAATATCACCAAGTGCCTAGTATGACGGACAGAGACACTCAGGCCAAGACCTGACGCCCAAGGAGAGACTGTCGAGACCCCCCCCCCAGCATTGCTGACTATACCCAAGTCCACGTGTTTACACTTCGTGCCGGGTGCAGGACCACGGAGACTGCAGGCTCGGCTCTGGTACCCATCGCTGGCACAAGACCAGAGCCGAGCACCCGCCTTGCACTGAATGTCCACCCCGGTTGAATGGAAGAAATATTTATTGTCACCAACGTAGCCTTAATCTGCTGGGAGAGCGAGGGTTAACCGCGCACACTGCGGGGCATTACACAGGCGGCCGTGTGAAGGGCACGTGAGCGGGCGCCCGGCAGGAGGAACTTTTAGAACAAATTTCCAGCAAGTGACTTTACTCAAAACTTGACTCTTGTTTCGTACAATGAAGATGATGGGGGTAGCAGTGCAGCGCAACGTCACGTGGAGACTGCGAGTGAGCGGTCTCCATGGTGACCATATTGCACAGGAAAAGTTTGGACCATAAAAACCCCGTCCTAGGGCAGAATTTGCCATCCTGACCTCATTAATGTTTACATGGCGCCCCCTAAAGGCGCAGATTATCCAGGACATTTGCacttatttatattttacaggAGGCTAATAATTTATAATAAACTACTATGTTTTTTGAAACAAAGGAAATTATCCGTCTAtagaattgtgtgtgtgtgtacatgtgtgtgtgtgtgtacatctgtgtgtatgtgtgtacatgtgtgtgtatgtacatgtatgggtgtgtacatgtgtgtgtgtatgtacatgtatgtgtgtgtacatctgtgtgtatgtgtgtacatgtgtgtgtatgtacatgtatgggtgtgtacatgtgtgtgtgtatgtacatgtgtgtgtatgtgtgtgtgtacatgtgtgtgtatgtgtgtgtgtacatgtgtgtgtatgtgtgtgtgtatgtacatgtgtgtgtacatgtatgtgtacATCTGTGTGCATgtctatgtgtgtgtatgtacatcTGTGTGCAtgtctgtgtatatgtgtgtgtacatctgtatgtgtgtatgtacatgtgtgtgtgtacatgtatgtgtacatctgtgtgtatgtatgtgtatgtacatgtgtgtgtacatgtatgtgtacatctgtgtgtatgtatgtgtgtgtatgtacatgtgtgtgtacatgtatgtgtacATCTGTGTGCATgtctatgtgtatgtgtgtgtacatctgtatgtgtgtatgtacatgtctatgtatgtgtgtgtatgtacatgtgtgtatacatctgtgtgtatgtatgtgcatgtctatgtatgtgtgtacatgtgtatgtgtgtatacatgtgtgtgtacatgtgtatgtatgtgtgtgtacatctgtatgtgtgtatgtacatgtatgtatgtgtacatgtgtatgtatgtgtgtgtacatctgtgtgtatgtatgtgcatgtctatgtatacatgtgtgtgtatgtatgtgtgtgtacatctgtctgtatgtgtgtgtgtatgtacatgtatgtatgtgtgtgtacatctgtctgtatgtgtatgtacatgtctatgtatgtgtgtatgtatgtacatgtatgtgtatgtatgtacatgtctatgtatgtgtgtgtatgtacgtgTATGTACATGTCTATGTGCGTGAATGTATGTAcacgtgtgtatgtgtgtgtatgtacatgtctatgtatgtgtgtatgtatgtacatgtatgtgtatgtatgtacatgTCTATGTATGTGTTGGTTTATGTGTACGTGTGTGTATGTACTtgtctatgtgtatgtatgtacatgtctgtgtgtgtgtatatgtgtgtacatgtctgtgtgtgtgtatgcatgtATGTGGCTGTATTTgtatgtatatgtgcgtgtgtctgtATATGTGGCTATGCATGTATATTTGTGTGCATGTgtttgtatatgtgtatgtatttttgtgtgtgtatgtgaatataaatatatatatatacactagtgACATCATGATGTCACACTGTGTTGCTGGTGGAGCATATAATCCTGCTGTGGCCCCCAGGTATCCTGTACAAGGACCCCTTTACACATAGGGACCTTCTATGGTACATTCATTCTTAGTTATATCtgttttctgggaaagctgggtgaccaccaaTATGACTACcataaccatccgccactccaaacctatcagcggccctgggaaagctgggtgacagctgtGACCTCTAATACTCTGCTTTCCCAGGCTCCTGAATGTGGTGGCACGCCCCCTGCTGCTTTGCCAGCATGAAAATTAGAGACCCGCTCCCCAGGTGAGGGTTGTCAGCCTGAATGACAAAGAGTTAATCCAGGTGAGAGGCGGAGCGGCGCAGTTTACTGTACACGCAGGGTTAACCGTCAGGGCTGTCTCCTTCAGGGAAGTCATCCCTTCCTCTGTCACAGCGAGGAATGCTGCCCGTGCGTCATAATCCCCATAATTATATTCCTGTTAGCGGAAACGCGCAGATTCCTATCTGGGTGCCAGGAAatttggagaggggggggggggggggtgcttagGATCCCAAACacctgtgtgaacaagccctgtaGAGCCAGGCGCTTCTTTAAGCTCTTTGTCTGGAGAGAAGGTTCCCCGATCCTCAGAATCGGACCGCCGCTGCCGCCAGGGAACGCGCTATTGGATCCATCGTACAGTGGGACGACCGGAaaatgtcacccagctttcccagactcctgaacGGCGAGTCATAAGAAGCCGGTTTCTGGTAATAGACCTTTATTAGGGAATCGCCATCTAAGCAATTGTCTCAGATGACCACAAGTGAGCCCCTCGGTCTCGTAGTCATGCGTGACTACAAGTGACCGCTGCTTTACAGGAATAGGCTTCTTCAGTCTTCACCCCGTAGATGTAGTCGCCTCCCCCCCCCATGACTTTCCCAGAACCCTCTCCAGCCGGTTGCGGGGGGCGTACGGAGGATTACCACGACGGTTCAGTTTGTGTTGTGGTTGCCATGGAGGACGGCTCGTTTTTCGCCCAGTTTCCAAAAAGCTTACAGAGATGTTTCCACACTGGATTCCTGAAGGGTGTGCTCACGGCGGAGAACAGCTGCAGGGCGTGCCCTCTGCGGGGAACACTTGGACGGGGCGactgagttttttttgtttttttttaactgaggGATAAACATAGGAAATGACATAGGGGAATCCCTAGCCTAGAAACAAAGCACAGCAGCTACacacagagctgagtttgtcgtcTGGCACAACTCACGTCATCTCAAAATGTGAGGGTTGGAcaagggtggactgggaactttccGTGGCCCTAGGGGgggaaaaactaaaagtggcaccatgttgtaggtggggcctgcaataccacagtgcagtacaaaataccgccccccgcacaaccaaataccacagtgcagcacaaaataccgccccctcagaaccagataccacagtgcagcacaaaataccgcccccacacaaccagataccacagtgcagcacaaaataccgccccccacacaaccaaataccacagtgcagcacaaaataccgccccccacacaaccaaataccacagtgcagcacaaaataccgcctctgtggaaccaaatagcacagtgcagcacaaaataccgcccccgcAGTACCAAAtagcacaatgcagcacaaaataccgccccagcagaaccaaataccacagtgcagcacaaaaaaccgcccccacacaaccaaatactacagtgcaaaaCAAAATACCGCCtccgcagaaccaaataccacagtgcagcacaaaaaaccACCCCCACATaaccaaatagcacagtgcagcacaaaataccgcccctacacaaccaaatactacagtgcaaaaaaaaaaaacacccacgcagaaccaaataccacagtgcagcacaaaataccgcccctacACAACCAAATGCAACAGTGCAAAACACAAAGCCGCCCCCAcagaaccaaatagcacagtgcagcacaaaatacagcccgtgcagaaccaaataccacagtgcagcacaaaataccgcccccgcagaaccaaatagcacaatgcagcacaaaataccgcccccagataaccaaatagcacagtgcagcacaaaataacaTCCCTAcacaaccaaatactacagtgcaaaaCACAATGCCGCTCCCGCAGAACCAAAtattacagtgcagcacaaaaaacaCCCCTacacaaccaaataccacagtgcatcactgATGTAACATTTATCACCGATCCAGCGGATACAACAAATTCAGCTGTGACATGGCCAAAACATCCAATATGGCTACTATTCCATTGAAGGTTGACCTCCAGGAGGTGCGAGGTCGCAGTGCATCCCTTTtttaggccccccccccccccccc
This window of the Bufo bufo chromosome 6, aBufBuf1.1, whole genome shotgun sequence genome carries:
- the SOCS3 gene encoding suppressor of cytokine signaling 3, coding for MVTQSKFPSMSRALDSSLRLKTFSSRSEYNLVLSAVHKLQESGFYWSTVTGTQANLLLSSEPAGTFLIRDSSDHRHFFTLSVKTESGTKNLRIQCEPWGFSLQTDPRSSQPVPRFDCVLKLLRHYMAAKDSGSAKRSYYIYSGGERVPLLLSRPLSSSVSSLQHLCRKAVNGQEYGAREQLPLPIKDFLQEYDSPV